The genomic interval AGCTTCTGTCATCTCCTtcaatttcaaattaatttaactCTATATGGTTGAAACTTAGCAGTGTTGGTGGTATGTAGGTCATTCATTCAGTGATttcttcaacatatatttatcaaGGCCCTGCAAGGGGCCAGTCCCTGTTTTAGGTAATGTgagcaaaacataaaaataaattccctcTTAGCTTGCTTTGTGGGGAGAGAAAAGAGTAATCAAAACCAATAAGTAAGTATGTAATAAAGACTATGGTGAttaatgctatggagaaaaaatatAAGGGAGTGTTGTAATCTTAAGTAGTGTGTCGGGGAAGGAATCATTGAAAAGGTAGCAGTGAGAAAGGAGGACAGGGAGATAGGAGTGCTAATCTCCAGAAGAAGTGCATTCCAGCTAAAATGCAtggtgtgcaaaggccctgagacacaCATGTGCTTGGGAGGTTTGAGGAGCAGCAAAACATTCAGGTGGCTGAAGCAGAAGGCGCAAAGGGAAATCATAATAGGAAATGGTTAGAGAGCTAATAAAGGGAGGCCAATTGCAGGACCTGTAGTTATCGAAAAGACGTTAGCTTTACGCTAAATTAGATGAGTATTTATGGGAAGGTGTGGACCAAAGGAATGACATGATCTggcttacattttagtgggacCTCTTGTCTGACACTTTGGCCAGTGCCCAAGGGTAAAAGCAGCTGATGAATATATCTCTCTGTGATTCCAGCTTCAGGATTCTGCCCCCAGTTTTGGTTGCATTCAGAAGCCTTCAAAAACATGTCTTTAGTGTTTGTCTCTGGCTGTTTTAGCAGTTAATGGCGTCTAGTGAATGGCGTCTGTCTAGTGAAAAGTGTAATAGCATAGATACTTGTTTGCCTATAGGCATTGATGACCACTTTGAGCCCTTCAAGACAGGGGCACTGTCCATCTCCAGGACCTGGTCCATCTCCAGCACCCAGTGAAGGTTGTAGACAGGGGTTGAAGCAGGAGTGGAGCATCATCAGGAAGTGGAATCAAACCTGGGGGATAGCGGGTATTCCTTGCCATTGATCACGCTGAGACTTCGTCCTTCCTCagctcttcccccttccctttcctagcTCCTTCCCTTACTTACAGGTTTTTCTTGAAGAACGTACCCTCAATAAATCCCATAACCTTGAGTCTCTCGCAGGCTCTATTCTAGGAAACCCAACTCAAGACAGATGAGCACATATCTGAGCGTTGTTGACCTGCCACAGACATCTTCCATCACCCTCTACCCACTCGTCTTCATGACATACTGCATTTCAACCTGCTTCTTTGTCTTACCGCCCGTATCTCCCAACACGAAGACTGGCCTGGTTTTATTTGTTGCTGTATCCTGTGCCTGTAACAATCGAGACGGCCTttgcagtagcctcctaactgatCTCCCTGCTTCTATACTGACCCCTTACCACAAGAGCCTGAGTGAGATTTTAGTGTCACATCACCCCTCTGCTCACAACCCTCCAATGGCTCTCATCTCACTTGGGGTAAAAGCCAAAGGCCGCCCACCAGACCTGAGGGAGCCAAATGGTCAGGACGCCGTATGACTCCGTATCTCATCACCATCTACTCTCCCTCTCATTCAAACGCCTTTACCATACTAGCCTCCTGGCCACTCCTCAGTCTCACCGGATATGTTCCTGTCTGAGGtctttgcccatgctgttcccactgcctggcATGCTCTTCTCTAAAGTATCTGCAAGATTTGCTACTTCATCACCTTCAGATATTTACCCAATGTCAGCTTCTAAACTAGGACCACCATGTACAGTTGTGCATGTTGTGCCTTGCATAAGCACAGAGGACACCTGTCCCCTGTGTTCTAGAAGCAGCCAGTGACTGAGCCATGACCAGCATCTACGCATGCTTATGGAAGAAACATCCCTTCTTACTCCATTCTGCCAGTCGTCTCCTCATTTTTACAGTCCTATCTCACAGAGTTACTATGAGAATCAAACGCAATTATATCAGTGATAataaccttaaaaaataatatttattgagaattacTTCAGGCCAGGCACTGTCGTAAACTCTTTTCACAGATTATTGGTCTCATCCTCACAAGAACACTGTAagataggtgctattattataaCTAAGCAAACATTCATCTGCATTCCAGTTACCAGGGGCATCATTGTCCTTACATTCTTCTGTGATTCTTTAGCTTGCATCTATATTAAGATTTCCCTTAGAATGTCTTTCATGAATTCTGAGGAGTCAGTTGGGATGAGGCATCATTCAGTTTCATTCCAGTTTACACAACTCCAGCCAGCTATTTCGAGGGTTAAAGATGTCCCAAGAATACAGAAAAGGGGCTTCTTTGTATGCCCCTGAAAAATAGAACACTAAAGACAATGCCAACAAATACAATAATACTTTTCTCATCCATTTCATTCTGTCTACATAATCAATTCTTGTTTCATCCAACCTTGGATCTGCTGTCTGCTTTCATAATGTCACCTACTTCTGGGTTTCAAGAGTCCTGGAAGCTCTGACTGATGTCCCTGGCACAGTCTGACACAACTTCTCACAGTGGTGAGGTTAGCTTCTCTGGGAAACCTGCAACAGTATCGATAATTGTCAGATTATCACATTTGGTGCAGTCCTTCCTACCGATGCTCCCATGCTGtcctttgttgttgttactttagGAAGACCTAGTTTCTGGCCTGTAGCTTATAACAGACCTTCAGGCAAAATGAAAGGAGAGCGGAGAATCCAGTTGTTGACGACAAAACGAAATGACTCTACTTTGTTAGTGACAAACATGATTTTAAAGTGGAGGATGATAGAATCCTTTCATGGAtaaaacatatgtatacatgACTAATTTATACAGATCAGAGCAAATTATCCTGAAGGTAGGAAGATATTATGGCCACGGAGAGCCTTAACAAATCTCCAGGGCCTTCCAATCCATCCCATTAAGTAGGCACAACGTTAAAAAGAGTCTTCGCCGGAGATTGGCCACTTGATTATGATAGGAGCATAGGGGCCTGAGGATAAAATATGCTTATAGCCTGGCTCCTTTATTAACCAGAATGATAATAAAAGAGTTTCAAATAGACATAGCAGAAGGTAACCTAGAAGCTCTAGCTCTTTTAGAAGCAAGGAACTTATGTTGTTTGCttataaaataattccaaagCATGACAAATGTCATCACCAAGACACAAAGTTATCCAGCTTTCAAGTGAGGGTTTTTCTGaggagatgaggaactctgttcTCTGGGCAGGTCGCACAAAATGTGGAGAACAACTCTTTATCCCCTGTTAGTAAGAGCCAACGGAATACTCCAAACATCAGTTTTAAGCTCCTAGTTCTCTCTTCTTCATTATTCATAAGCTTCCTTTGTTCATTAATTATATACCTTTATATGTACACTTAAATATACACACTAAACAAATAGTTAGATGACATAATTTAAAGCTTtcaattttaattgtaaaataaaattaactttactACCATGTTCTGAATTATGGCATAAACACATTGATTTTATCACCTTAATTGAAGTGAAGTTAACCTTTAGTTACAAATGCACAAACCTCAATatgttaatcatttttaaaacatcaaattaaAAGAAACTCGCCTAAAAATATAAGTGGGGGCTCCCAAGATGGCGGTTTGCGTAGCGGTGATCGCCAAGGAGAATTACCCTCTTTACATCCGCAGTGTCCCCACGGAGAACGAGCTCAAGTTTCACTACATGGTGCACACGTCCCTGGACGTGGTGGACGAGAAGATCTCAGCAATGGGGAAGGCCCTGGTGGACCAGAGGGAGCTCTACCTGGGCCTGCTGTACCCCACAGAGGACTACAAGGCCCGGCCCCACCAGTCACTGTAAGATCTTGACCAGTCCTTGGGACAAATGGCTCGAAACCTATGGAGTTCAAagacattcccacaagcagtaaCGAGCTCGCCCAGTGTCACTGCCCGTAGCCACTGTTCCGCAAGATGGAGTGGCCTTTAGAGGCTCTGCACGGTGATGCCGTGCTTGGGGCTGTCACAGAGTCCCCGTGTTAAGAGCGTGTTCCCTAACCAGCTGTGCAGTTACGGCTACGTGACCAACTCCAAGGTGAAGTTTGTCCTGGTGGTGGATTCCTCCAACACGGCGCTCAGAGACAACGAGATTCGCAGTATGTTCCGGAAGCTGCACAACTCCTACACAGACGTGATGTGCAACCCCTTCTATAACCCGGGGGACCGCATTCAGTCCAGGGCCTTTGATGGCATGGTGACGTCCATGATGATACAGGTCTGTTGAGGAGAGCTCTGCAGCCCGTGGCTGGAAGGAATCGTTCTGTGCATAACTGTGTTGTTCAGATGTATCTTTATTTCCACTTGTCTCCTCTTGGGTGTCATGGATGTGCCGCTGGGGGCAGGGCCTCACGCACGGTGCCTGTTGACTAAAGGTCTTGTGAGATCAGGTTTGGCTTTTTCCTTCTGCGTCAGCAGAAGGTTTAACTAAAGACAGTTTAGGGActtacctggcggtccagtggttaggactctgcgcttccactgtaggggccgcaggttcaatccccggtcagggaactaagatcccgcatgctgcacggcacggccaaaaaacaaaaggaaggagtTTATGTGGACTTTCCAGGGACAGAGCAGATCAGGGACCAGACAGAGCAGGAGCTGTTGTCCCCACTAGGCACGAAGGGGCAGGGGGAGCCAGGTGGCAGGAGCTCTCAGAGCTTGGAGCCCAGAAGAGGCTGcgaagggaggggcagaggacCCGTGGGCCGGCCGCCCCCTCCAGTGGCTCAGCAGGTGGGCTAATCTGGAGGGGTCGGCCTTCTGTGCCCAGAGCCGGATTAGAGGGGCACGTGGGACGGCCTGCATACCTTCCCCCGGCGGGAGGGCCCTTCCTCCTTCTGGTCTGGCCCGGCCCTGGAAGGCCACCCTCCCGAGACCGTGTAACTACAGCGTCTTCATCAGCTGCTGCTGGGCATCGAATGAGCAAAGTGCAAGAGTCCCCTCCTGCCTGTTAGTGCCCTGAGGTTCCTGAGGGCCCGGGGGCCAGGTGGGTGTTGGAGAGCAGCCCCCTTCCCTGCTGACCCCAGGCCCCTGGGCAGGCTGTGGAAGGAGGGGTTGATGTCATCAGATTTCCGCCTTCTGCTGCCCCAGAAGCCTGCTCAGTCAAGGTTGATCACAGTTCTAACTGACCATGATTGAGGCCACGGCCCCTTCTGGGATCAGGTGACCCAGGTTCTAGTGCACTTTGTCATTTGGTGACGGCGTCTCTGAAGTGGAAGAGGCCCTCCTGGGCCTGAGGCACCGACACAGTCTGCTCTGTGTGGTCTCAGTGTGGCTGGCTTCCTTGATCAGGCACCCTAAGACACCACgagcccctcctgccccctcagtCACTCTGGAGAGGGTCTCTGACCAGGAGGAAGGTAGGAGGGTGGCTCAGACCCTCCCACTAGGAGGCTGTGAGCTGTGAGCGTCGTCGGCCCAGGGCTGGAATTGGGATGCACTCTGCTCGTCTTTgggtttccttcccttcctttgagcacagaagtaaacaaacaaaaaacagctcaGAGTGTGTGTTAAAGACACACGTCCCGggctccccccaccctgcctcgCCTGCCACAGGTGGAATTGCAAGGCCTAGAAGAGGGCTGAGAAGTGCGACCAGCAGGTGTTGGTCTGATGCAGGCCACCCTCACACGGGCTTTCTCCCCACCGTCCATCCTCAACTTTCTGGTTGAGCTTTTACTTAGTAACCTCTCCTGCCTGAGTGATGGCTGAGGCAGGGACTACAGGTTGCCAAGGCAACATCCATTCTCCCTTGCT from Delphinus delphis chromosome 10, mDelDel1.2, whole genome shotgun sequence carries:
- the LOC132431636 gene encoding trafficking protein particle complex subunit 2-like protein is translated as MAVCVAVIAKENYPLYIRSVPTENELKFHYMVHTSLDVVDEKISAMGKALVDQRELYLGLLYPTEDYKARPHHYGYVTNSKVKFVLVVDSSNTALRDNEIRSMFRKLHNSYTDVMCNPFYNPGDRIQSRAFDGMVTSMMIQVC